In the Salmo trutta chromosome 13, fSalTru1.1, whole genome shotgun sequence genome, actttactttactatttatatttttgactacttttactttaccacattcctaaagaaaataatgtactttttactccatacattttccctgacacccaaaagtattagTTACATTTCGAAATGCTTagcagaacatccctggtcatccctactgcctctgatcatccctactgcctctgactcattaaacacacatgcttcatttgtaaattatgtctgagtgttggagtgtgtccctggctatccgtaaataaaataaaaacatgaaaaaGGTGCCTTCTGActttcttaatataaggaattagaaattatgtatactttgacttttaatgcttaagtatattttatcagttacatttactttgatacttaagtatattttaaagcaaatacttttagacttttactcaagtagtattttactgggcgactttcacttttacttgagtcattttctattaaagtatctttacttttactcaagtatgacaactgggtactttttccaccactgcactcTACAAATTAGCACTAACCCAAACAGGTCTATATTAGATAGGACAAAATATGTTACAACTTTCCTCAGTCTCCCCTTACTAATAGTAAGCATGCAACTTTCAAACAATTTCCCCCAGCGAATCAAGGAAATTCAAACAAAGTTTGAGGATAAAGTAAGTGATAAGATATTAAGGTGACATGAAAGGAGTGCGGATATTTGGACTGGCGAAGCGGTTTTATCTGCTGACTGAATGGGAGATGATAATTATGAGGTTTTTTTTATTCTCCTGGTCTCGGGAAACAATTAAGAGTCCTCGTTGTCTCAGACGGTGTAAACATTTATCCAAGACCGAGACACTCAATGTGGCCTGGAAACCGGACATGAGTACTACAACACTGCCCAGTTGTCTTAAAAGCACCATTTAGGTCTACATCCCAGAGTTCCCAAATGTTGACCTCTGAtgtcacctactaaggaaattaccacaataacaacaacaaaacattatttacgacttcacaactggtatTACCACCATCCCTTCACTTGGCTCTGAATGCAGTATATGCACTAAACTTAGAAGCCCAGGCTTCTCATGTACTAGATTTGGAAGGTCACAGGTAGGCTTACCCCCCAAAATCTCATTGAGCGGCAACTTCAAAGTCCACTATCAATCTATACTTTTAAAGATGTCAATTTTTATACTTACTGTGTACATATGTTTATCATTGAGTGTTGAAATTATAATCTACCAAATTGCGCCAAGGGAACAATGTGTCAATggaaaaaataatgttttaaaatATATGTGGGCTACTGTAATGTTGTACAACATATAATATGCGGTCTATGTTTTCCTTTATATCAGTCCTATGTAAGAACTACAGAGGATGGTGAAAAAGCCACCCAAAAAGTTGTTGATCTTACAAAAATAATGGTGGGCCTAGTAGTTTCTTGTCGTCTCAAAACAGTGTTTTTGCATCTGAAGCGTGCACATTTCGTTTGAGCCAGGTTACATTCCGTAGCTAAACATGGGTCACGTGCCTAGAACGAGGAAAAGGAAGTATTGACTGAGACTTCTAAAAAACCACGGCTGTTGCTAGCCACATTTTTCTGATTAATGTTCAACAGGCTTCTGTATATAAAAATATAGACTGTATCACGATGAGCTGTTGTGCATTGGGTGTCATGTCACCCTTTAATTTTAAGAGCTAGCTAATGTCCGCGGCGACGGGTCGAAGATTTTAGGAATGAAACACCTGTGCTAGCTATCCAACTAATTTCTCAGAATATCCAGGAAGTTAGCACCCAACCCAACGAAGTTGTATTTTTGACAGAATGCGATGGGGAACTGTTGGGCTTATTGTTCTGGGATCTTCAGAAGAGAAGCGAACAGGATAAAACGAGGAGGCGGGTAAGTGATACGCCCTTTAAACTAGCGTTGACCAgcctaggttagctagctagacacAAGTATTCAGTGGGTTGGCAGTCATACAATAACGTTACAATGCAGCGTCAAAACCTCCACGGTGCCGAAGGGTTTATACGTGCCACAGTTGCTTGTCAAATACCTTTCTCTACTAGGTAGTTAGGTTTTTCAGCATCAGCAATCAGTTTCTAAACCTAGTACCTATACTGTACCGAAGAtgtttataactaacccaagatagaccactgcctgtcgtttccaatgtgaacaaatgagtcatagtgggcagagtcAAGCaggagctagcgagatcctattggcgcattctaccatgtatttgcatatttccgttagggaacgcctgtgaagtgcgcgtgtgcaataactaaattcgcccttgcactcctAAAAAACGCAATTTTTGGAAACTTTGACAAGAGTAAAGTCTACagtacatccggtgaaatatctgtctcattgttcaaTCTGTAACTCAATTGTCAATACTGAAGCGTTCCTCACcctgcctagtggttagagcgttgtgccagtaacagaaaggttgcaagaacgaaatccccgagctgacaaggtaaaaatctgttgttctgcccctgaacaaatcAGTTTACtcactgttcttaggccgtcattgtaaataagaatttgttcttaactgacttgcctagttaaataaaggtaaaataaagcaTCATATGCGTCTTGCCATACAGACACGCATCATTTTTGGGAGTGCATGATGCGTTTCCTTTTAATATTTGATTATGCTTTATTGAATTCTGATTTAAACAAATCTAAAACATTTTGTAGGCAGAATACTCATTACATGCTTCCTTAGAGGGAAAATCACATTCTGAGGTgacaaatcaaagtgtattagtCCCGTACACATATTTAAACTGTAGGCTTGATGTTATTGATATCAGTTAGGCTTTAATGTTAGTTTTGATGTCAGGCAGTATATATTCGATTGAAATAACTAGCTATGACAATCGTGTAAAGTCACAGTGACCAAAAGCAGCCTAAATGGATGACAGTGTTTTCATATTTCTGTCCATGCAGGTCAAAATACTTTAGAAGCAGTACTGCTGGGGAACATTACACAATAGAGGTATGGTACTTAGATCTTTCTGGAAGATGACATGTTTCATCATTCATCACTTGGTTTGAAGAAAGAAGGTGATGTAACTACCTAATACTTACATTGTCGTTCTGTCTCCGCAGTTTGAAAACCTTGTTGAGAGTGATGAGGTAAGTGTGAACATGTAGACCATATTTGTTTGATTGAAACGATCCCAAAGGGTGATATTGTTTGAAGATGCACAGAAGACACAATGAGTGTTGTCGTATTGCACATTCTTCTTTGCCCACTTTTGGTTTGAAGTTATCTTATTCTAATTTCAGGCAGAGAGCCCACAAAGCTGTCCCAGGTATGTTTCAAATGCATTTCAGAAGAATAATGTTAATCAGGGCTTGGTGAGTCAAGGTGAGCTTGAGGTAATCTTTGTTTCATTTTGATACCAGGCCTATCAGCGAAGATGAGATCCTCCACCTCAAAGAGCACCGCTATGCTGCAATTTCCAATCAGCAGACCTTGATAGACGAGAAGCTGCAAGCAGAGGTAGGCTTACTCAAGCAACTAGTTTCTTCTCCATCTATGTAAGGTATATAGACCAGAGCCTCTGAAAGGGATGGATACATGCAGATGTAGTTTTACATAgaaccttgttttttttttgttgcttattGATAATTGAAGGTTCAATTCAACAGAATTATTACACTTCCCAAATTCTCATTTATAAGCTTTGCAGTGCCTTTCATGTTGCTAGATAGGCTAAGCATCAACTTATCTTAACTAAGTGCTCATAACAGGCTTATTTTAATTTGGTCCGATCTTAATTTTCCATTATTTGCTTTGCATAATTGTTTTGCAGTCTTAGTTTTCTGTTCTCAATTTTGTGTTCTTTATGTTCCATCATTTCTGCTCAGTTATTGGCACAAGAGGAGAAGTTAAGGCTAGAAGAGGAGGCTAGAAATGCTGCCCAGCGTGAGGCTGCCAGGCTGGCACGTGATCGAAAGATAAAGGAGGTGAGGCGGCCATTATTGAAGTGAGCCTGTCGTCCCTTCACTACTTTTTTACGCCTCACTCAGCTTTTCCTTGGCTCTACCCCTACTTCTCTTGATAACCGCTTCAAGTACATAATACCACATAAATTGGTGGTCAATCTAAAGAAATGTAGCCTATGGTATGCATCTCTATATGAATTTGGAAATCGTACCCCCAGGCAAGTGTCCTTTTAAAGTCAAACTATCTGAACTGTAAAAAACAGACTTGGTATTTGGTTTGCCTTTCCTTTTTTACCTGAATTAACTGGAGCATTTGTCCACACTCCATTTCTTATCCTCAAATGATATAACCATTTACTTCCATTCCTTTGTTTGTCCAtgctgtgattttttttaaatttgtcaTTCCACAGCTTTCCTCTTGGTTaacatgaacaaaggctccaaaagCACCCAAATACATCCTTTTGGAAATGGCAAAGAGCTCAGTATACTGTAGtaatgcaggtctttagatgttgtaaaCAGGAATTAAACAATTTCATAACTTAATTGTGTCATATCCGCAacgttatattccattttgttggACTCGAGTGACACATCTCCTTGTGCGAGGATGCACTTGCTTTTTCCTTCCCGTTGTGGTGATTAAAAGCCTACGCATATTCACACACGGAAAAGTATTGCTTGAGTccaacaaaatggaatataacgtTGTGGATAAAGCTTATAATGATACactttcatgtgtacaacatctaaagacctgcaacACTATACTGAGAGCCTATTCCCTTCTAAAAGgatgtatttgtgtgtttttggagcctttgttaTTGGTTTATCTGTGCCCCTGCAACTGAAAAACGAGCATGAGGAAGTATTTCGCTGGCGGGGCAAGCTTCTTGAAAACCAAGTGAAATTGCTAGTGTCTGCACACttctataacatttacataaaaaaTTGAGATTTTGTTCACAAAAAGTTAACTTGTCTTTTTAATTCATTTCTGTTTCATATGTGTTTGCCCAGCTCCCACCTTAATCAATTTTAACAGTTGATTGGCTGCATTTCACTAACACATTTTCAAGAGATGATTGTTTACCATTTCGACCAAGTGTTTTTCTGAGGTATTCCTATTTTTCAAAGCATAAGCTTGCACAACGGACAAAAGGCAAGGCGGAAGTCAAAGGTGGCGCAGCCCATCTGAAAAAGTGAGTATATCAACAAAGCAGAAATGTCTACCACCTCATGGTCTGTGTGTCAAATTGAGTCAAGTTTACAGTTTCTCTTTCACTGGTTGGATTCTGTTCTAGGCATGGCTCCGGTGAAGACTTTGATGTCTACCTACAGAATGTGAAAGCCACGTCGGAAGCCTTCAGGAGCAGCAGTGAGTCCGCTATTTTAGCACAACCATTTTCTGTAGTCCGTGCTTGATAAAACTCTTAAAATATGGTGCAtacaaaaattatattttaagATAAATTACGTTCTGTATCCTTGAAAGGTCATCCTCATGCATCATTATGAGACCTCTTGCTCTTTAACACCACCTGTAATTTGTTTGTGTCATCAGGGCTGTCCTCTGAGACTAACGTGATCACTCCCAACACGGAGAGCAGCTGGGACTTCAACACCAAGACCCGCTCCACCAATGATGACGGAACCTCACTGGACCTGGAGTGGGAGGACGAGGAAGGTGGGGCTTGTCTAATTATTTTACTTATTGTCCCCTTTGGGATGTTTTGTTGGTGGCGTTCCATGAATTTGCACTACATTCCCTGAACTTGTACTGCTTGCACTGTGCAGTTTTATTGAACAACGACGGCAATTGTCGAATTCAACTCTCAAAAACCACCAGTTGAACGACCATGTGAGGTTTAACTCCATGTATCGGTGTATCACGTTGTCCTTGTCTTCAGGGATGAACCGGATGGTCACAGCGTGGGAGAGGTCTAAAACGGAGGAGGACATACTCCGAGCGGCACTCCGGCCGGGCGATAAGCAGGCGACCAGCGGTCCGGCCTCCGCTTCGGAGGACTCCAACGCCCTGGAGTGGGAGAACGACTTTGTGAGCACGCATGCCGAGGAAAGTGCTGAGGAGAACGCAGAGGATTCTGAATACGAGTGCTTTGTCAACCCCATCATGGATATGGACACCCCATCTGAGGAAACGCCACCGCTCGATATCACcggagactgaggagagagagtcccCATCGCCAGGGTTACCAGAGTCAAATCCTAGCGTTAGTCCACCAGCCCATTGCCTCACCCAAAAGGGAAATTGATTTACTACTACTCAAGACTTCTATGTCTGCTTGCTCTGAATGGTTGTGTCATTAACCTGGGCATGTCTGTCAAAGAGGCTATGTACATACAGATCAGATAAAGCTGTGGACATGCCAGATTTTCTCTGATCCATCCGCTGTGTCAAATATTTGTTCTTTGGGAATGTTTGATGCTACACCTAACCTCATCAGCGGTGTGTGTTCGTTTGTCCTCATTGACTGGTGGGCCAAGGTTTTTTGATTTGACAATCTTCTCTTGTATGTTAATGATATAGCCTTAGTTGGACTGACAACATTTTCTTGGAATCACATCACCCAGTGCATCTTTGACACAAGTGCAATTTGCATATCAAGTTGGTGTGAGTGATTGGATTTGTGTTTGTGAGAGGGCTACAGTGTCTTCACAGTTAAAATTCACCGAAAGCATATAGGAACAAATATGATCAAAGCAACAACTATCACTACTTCTATCAGTGCCTCAATCACTAGAAAATAAAATGGCAAATAAGTTGTTGACCAGTTCATCTAGTAGTTAGCTGACAAAGATTGTCCATTAGCAAGTGCGTATTTTAATCAAAGTGGATCTTCAAGGATCATAGCTTGCCAGGTCCCTGGTATGAAACGTATAGAAACTCTTGAGTGGAGTATATCATATCATGTAGCAACTTGTCTGTACAAAGTGTACATGCATTGTGCTTGTATTGAAGAAATGCAAGTGCTATCATTGCTGTTTTGTTTTTCCTCCTTTCCAGTTAACAAGTGGGTCATCATGGACACGTACTACAccacttattttatttattttaaacaaaATGTTTGTCAGTCAAATGCAGCTCAAGTTATGAACAGGCTTGTGCGACAAAACATTCTTATTTGTATAGTTTTATATATCTTGAAGGTTTGCTACCTCCAATTTTTATAATTCCTTACTCCCCTGTGTACAAACCTAAACCCCACAGCATATGACTTTTCTTATCTTTTCTTTCCATATTTAGGAGCAATATCTCATAGTGAGGGACTCCATGCAGAAGTTGTGAATTGTTCATTTTACGCTTAAGACCAACTGATTACAAGAGCACATGGATAAACCTGCATCTGTTGGCGAAATGGCACTGCCAATAAGTATGGCGGTACACCTTGGACTCCCAACTCTTCAGTCTCGCCTTTACTTCTGTTTTAGCACAATCGTTAGACTTTTTTCGAGAAAAGAATGTAACCCTGCTCACTGGACTTGGACATGTACATGTTTAACTTTAGTGAAGTGGTTGCCGTAAAGACACTGGGCTAGGAATAATGAGGATATGAATGGTTTGGAGACTACAGTACACTCCAGGTTTAGGAGGCTTCTAGAGATGGACCAATGTGTGTAGCTATCATTTCTTTGTGTGCCCAAGCAAATGGGTTTTTGTCTTCCCGCACAGCAAAAGGAGTCCCTCTCACCGCACCCTTTCAATGTGGATTTGCTGATGTGCCTACTTTGGAGACTAGCTTTATTGTGCGGAGCACTGCATCTCACCTTGATTTTTGTCAATTGTTGTGATATTTGAGTGAACAGCGATTTTCCCCCATAGTGCACCACTACCTGGGGAATCCAATGTGGCGCTGTTTGTTGTTTCACCATATTGAAAGTGagtttaacttttatttaattatttgcaCTGTCTATAGCTTTACCATCCTAGAAACAAAAGCCATTTGCCTTTAGCAATTAAAGTGTAATCATGATTGTGGTGAAGAATTACCACAGCTGCACAATTCGCCCAACTTTTTCAGACACCCCTCTATTTGGCTGGCATCATAACTCAATTTTGAATATATTGTCCACATAAAGTGTACAGACTGTAATGATGGGAGAGATTGTATTGCAGTTTTATCTATGCACTGTTTGACTTAATGAAACTGGTGTGTCCAAACAATGACTGGTTTGTTTTCGAACAGCACTGTCAACCTCTAAAATGTTGGACAAACAAATCAAATGGTTTGGCAAGAATTGGCACGGTGTTAACGGGTTGGACACAGTACGGGCGCAATCACAAGGATGGACTGAACCTCTGTGTGCTTCATTCATATCATTCCACTGATTTAGAAGTGTTTTTATTTGTTACTGAGAATAATGTAAAGGAATTTCAAGAAATGGGCCAGTTTTATTTGGTTACTCTTACTGGGAAATGGTACAGGATGGGGTGTGACAACTTCACTTTTTCTTTGACTCTACTGATATAGGAcctgaatcctaacttgagatccaAGCATGTCTAAACTCAGAATTGGATGCAAAACTCTCATTGATATCAATAGGATTTGATGAGGTCTGAGTTTCACACATGATTCCCAGGTTTGGATGACACCCATAGTCATGATCCCTAATGATTAGAATTCTATTGCAAACAGAATGTATCAACACCTGTGCCGTTCTGTTAATACTGTATAACAGTATTTTAAGTTTGAGTGCAACTACAATAAAACCTACAAACTTCTTAAACTGTGATCATTTGAGTTGTCAATGCAGAATgatatataaacagtgtagtttgTGTGTATAATTAACTaaactgaaccaaaatataaacgcaacatgtaaagtgttatttcatgagctgaaataaaagtccCCACATTTTTTTCACACggtcaaaaagcttatttctcccaaagtgtgcagaaatgtgtttatatccctcttagtgagcatttctccttttccaagataatccatccacttgacaggtgtggcatatcaagaagttgattaaacagcatgatcattacacaggtgcaacttgtgttgtggacaataaaaggccactctaaaatgtgcagttttgtcacaccactcaatgccacagatgtctcaagttttgagggagtgcacaattggcatgctgaatgcaggaatgtccactagagctgttgccagataatttaagcatttttctaccataagctgccttcgtcgttttagagaatttggcagtacgtctacctggcctcacaaccgcagaccacgtgtaacaacgccagcccaagacctccacatctggcttcttcacctgcgggattgtctgagaccagccacccggacagctgatgaaactgtgggtttgcacaaccgaagaatttctgtacAAACGGTGAGagaccatctcagggaagctcatctgcgtgctcgtcgtcctctgcagggtcttgacctgactgcagtttggcatcgttTCAGACTTGAATGCCCAGATATACTGTGAATttatcctgaggcccattgtgtcATTCATCCGCCGGCATCACCATGTTTTagcggccccatgtcgcaaggatctgtacaccaattcctggaagctgaaaatgtcccagttcttccatggcctgcatactcggcctgcatactcaccctacatgtcacccattgagcatgtttgggatgctctggatcaacgtgtacgacaccGTGTTCCATttcccgacaatatccagcaacttcgcacagccattgaagaggaatgggacaacattctacaggcgACTATCAACAGCCTGAGCAACTCTATACGAAGGAGAATTGTCACGTTGCATAagggaaaatggtggtcacacaagatactgacttttgcatatctgtattcccagtcatgtgaatccATAGATCAGCGCCTAATGAatgtatatgaactgtaactcagtcaaatcttagaaattgttgcatgttgcatttatgtttttgttcagtgtatgtttgTCTTTCATCTAATTATCTAAATATCCCCTGCTGATGCAATGTAATACAGATCAAATGCATGGGTGATAATCTCCAGCAGGTGGCAGTATCACTCCATTGCGTTCTATGAGAATTCCAGCATATGtacagtgcgttcagaaagtattcacacccttgactttttccacattttgtgttacagcctgaattttgaatggattaaattgagatgttttgtcgcaggcctacacacaataccccataatgtcaaagtggaattatgttttttgaaatttttacaaattaatgagAAGCTGAaaagtcttgagtcaataagtattacacctttttgttatggcaagcctattgtgtttaacatgattttttaaatgactacctcatctttgtaccccacacatacagttatctgtaaggtccctcagccgagcagtgaattgcaaacacagatccacaaagaccaggaaggttttccaatgcctcgcaaataagggcacctatttagaaatacaaaaatcagacattgaatatccatggtgaagttattaattacactttagatggtgtatcaataaacccagtcactacaaagatacaggcgtccttcctaaggAAAGAAACCGAGAATGgtgacagttacagagtttaatggccgtgatcggagaaaactgaggatggatcaacaacattgtagtttccacaataataacctaaatgacagtgaaaaagGGAACCCTATAGATAAACATAttacaaaatatgcatcctgtttgcaccatggcactgaagtaatactgcaaaaaatgtggcaaagcaatacaTTTTTGGTCTtgaatataaagtgttatgtttagggcaaatctaatacaacacattacttagtaccactctccatatttttaagtatagtggtggctgcattatgttatgggtatgcttgtaatcgtgaAGGACTGTggaatttttcaggataaaatTGAAACGTAATGGCGCTAAGCAAAGGCTAAATCCTAGACAAAAACCTGGTTtaatctgctttccaccagacactgggagattaattcacctttcagcaggacaataacctaaaacacaaggccaaatctacactggagtttcttatcAAGCTCTTAAGGATCTGacactttttttcaatttttgcctgaaatgacatacccaaatctaactgcctgtagctcaggacctgaagcaagtatatgcatattcttgataccatttgaaaggaaacacttttaagtttgtggaaatgtgaaatgaatgtaggagaatataacacattatatctggtaaaagataataccaagaaaaaacatg is a window encoding:
- the LOC115205139 gene encoding AP-1 complex-associated regulatory protein; this encodes MGNCWAYCSGIFRREANRIKRGGGSKYFRSSTAGEHYTIEFENLVESDEAESPQSCPRPISEDEILHLKEHRYAAISNQQTLIDEKLQAELLAQEEKLRLEEEARNAAQREAARLARDRKIKEHKLAQRTKGKAEVKGGAAHLKKHGSGEDFDVYLQNVKATSEAFRSSRLSSETNVITPNTESSWDFNTKTRSTNDDGTSLDLEWEDEEGMNRMVTAWERSKTEEDILRAALRPGDKQATSGPASASEDSNALEWENDFVSTHAEESAEENAEDSEYECFVNPIMDMDTPSEETPPLDITGD